Part of the Olsenella profusa DSM 13989 genome, CGACCCCCTGCTCCTTGCACGCCTGCTCGATGGTGTCCGCATACTTGACCGGGTAGACGAACGTGCGCGCCAACTGTGATGGCGCAACCGAAACGAAGGCATCGATTCCCAACGAGACAGCTCCGATGATGACCATGATGAGTATGGGAAGGGTGCGGTACCACCGAAGGAAGTGGGCGTCCCTGCTATCCATGCACATTGCTCCCCTGCTGTGTTTTGGCTGCGTTTGCGTCGTCTGCACGGCGTAGGCGACACGTGGGAGCCCAGGCGCTCAGCGTCCCACATGCGTGTCCCACCATAGTTGAACCTGTCTCAAAAGGCTATCGAGACTTCCTGCGTTTTCGATGATGGACGTGGCGTGACCCCTCAGATAGGCGTCGCTTGGCTGGTGGGCCCTACGCGCCAGGAAGTCCTCCTCGGTCATGCCGCGATCCAGGGCATGTGCCAGCCGCACGCCGGGCGGGCTCACCACACAGAGCACCTCATCGGCACGATCGAGCTGATCCTCCATGCGGTCGAGCAGGGGGACCTCCACCACGCACACGCGGGCCCCTGCTGCCCTCAGCTCCTGCAGGCGTCCGTCAAGCAGGCGCTTGATGTACGGCAGCTCGATGACCTCGAGCCTGTGGACGGCCTCTCCACTGGCGAAGGCGCGCGCTGCGAGCAGGGTGCGGTCGAGCGTCCCGTCAGGCAGAAGGAGGTCGCCCCCAAACACACGGACGACCTCCTTGAGACACGCGCTCTGGGGTGTCAGCACCTCACGTGAGAGCGCGTCCAGGTCTATACGCGCCGCCCCCAGGCGCTCGAGCTCACGAGCGACCGTCGACTTGCCCGAGGCGACGCCACCCGCAAGAAAGACTACGTACATGCCTGCATCCCTTCGCGGATGACCCGCTACGGCAGCGGCGCGCACCCCACTTGCTAGCTCTTGATCTCAAACTTCTGCTTGCACTGCGGGCAGGTGACGCGCAGCAGCCCCTTGCCCCGGGGAACGCGCACGCGCTGATGACAGTTGGGGCATATGCCATGCTTGTATGCGCGGGACTCCTGCCAGGCCACCACCGGGTCACGCAGCCAGGGACGCAGGGGGCCGACCGCAGAGCCAAAGGCATCGGCCTCCCTCTGGCGCGCGCCGCCATCGGTCGACAGCATGCGGAAGAGAGCGTAGGCCAACAGGAGCAGGACGATCACGCTCAGGAACATCCAGCGGCCGAACAGATTGATGATGAGCAGAATCACGGCCAGGCAGACCGCTGCATTGCTCAGCTCGTCCGCACCGTTGCGACCACGCATGAAGTCGCCCATCCCGCTGCGTGCGTCGTTACCGTTGTCCGCCATAGTCTCTCCTCCATTGGGGCGCCGCCCCACTCGCTCGGATGTGCTACTCCTGTTGTGGTACCCATTATGACAGTGCGGTGCGCGTCGTGCGCCAGACGCCTATGCCTCAAGCCCCGTGACAACCCTAGGACACATGCGCAACGGCTGTCCCTCGTTCACGGCAGGAGCTGCCAGAGAGGTGAGGGATCCTCCCATGACGCATACGACACTGCGTATGCCACAAGGACGGGCCGCCCGCAGGCGGCCCCGCTGGCGGTGCGCATGGCTGGGAAGAGGACTACTCCTCGGTGGCCGCTGCGGCCTCGGGCTCCTCGCCCTCAAGGGGCCTGACCTCAACCTCGACGCCCAGCGTCTCGGCGGCGGACTTCATGGACAGGGAGATGCGACGACGGTCGAGATCGATCTCCATGACCTTCACCTGCACCTTGTCGCCCACGGAGCACACCTGGGAGGGCTGGTCGACGTGCTTGTTGGCCATCTCGGAAATGTGCACGAGACCCTCGACACCGTCGCCGAGATCCACGAAGGCACCAAAGGTGACGAGCTTGGTGACGGTGCCCTCGACGATGGCGCCCACGGGGTACTTCTTGACGAGCGTGCGCCAGGGATCCTCGGTGGTCTGCTTGAGGCCGAGGGAGATGCGCTCGCGGTTGAGATCCACGTCGAGCACCTGCACCTCGACCTCCTGGCCGACCTTGACGACCTCGGAGGGGTGGTTGACGTGGTTCCAGGAGAGCTCGGAGATGTGGATCAGGCCGTCGATGCCACCGAGGTCCACGAAGGCGCCGAAGTCCACGATGGACGAGACGGTGCCCTTGAGGCGCATGCCCGGCTGCAGCTTGGAGAGGATCTCGGAGCGCTCGGCCTTGCGGGCCTCCTCGAGCACCACGCGGCGGGAGAGGACGACGTTGTTGCGGTTGCGGTCCATCTCGATGACGCGTGCCTCGATGCGCGTGCCCAGATAGGCAGTGAGATCCTTGACGCGACGGAGGTCGACGAGGGAGGCGGGCAAAAAGCCGCGCAGGCCGATGTCGAGAATGAGACCGCCCTTGACGACCTCGATGACCTCGCCCTCGACGTTCTCGCCCGCGTTGAACTTCTCCTCGACGCGGTTCCACGCACGCTCATACTCGGCACGCTTCTTGGAGAGGATCAGGCGACCCTCCTTGTCCTCCTTCTGGAGCACCAGGGCCTCGATGGTGTCGCCCAGGGAGACGATCTCGGACGGATCGACGTCCTTGCGGATGGAGAGCTCACGGACGGGAATGACGCCCTCGGACTTGTAGCCGATGTCGAGCAGGACCTCATCGTGCTCGATCTTGACGACGGTGCCCGTCACCAGATCGCCCTCATCGAAGTCAGTGATCGTACCGTCGATGAGACTGTTCATCTCCTCGTCGGACACATCATCCAGGGAGAAGATGGACGAGTTCTGAATCTCACTCAAAGGTGGACCCCTTTCGAAAAAACGGGGCCCCGGTCTACATGGTCGCTGCCTAGGGCGCTCGGCGATGGCGTTGCGCAATTGGAAACTTACATGCTCTCGGGGGCCAACAGAAACGGTTGTAGAGGCGCTTTGCCCATACATAGTGAATCATACCTTGTTGCATTTGCCCATTGCAAGGCCATGGGACGAAATTCCGTGACAGACGAATGCACGGCGGCAGCGAGTGCAGCCCTGCGCAGACGTGAGGCCTTGGGTCCTGTGGGTGCGATCTGCGGCGTGTGGGGCGTGTGGGTGCCATCTCCACCCGTGTGGGTGCCGATCGGTCCGTGTGGGTGCCTTTCTCCCGGGAGAGGCCAACAAAGCCCCAGTTCGCGAGAAGCCAGAACGGTAGATTGGCACCCACATGCAGGGAATGACACCCACACGCCGCGTCTGACAGCCACGGCTGATGCAATCGGACAGCCATGGCAGACGTGTCGTCATCACCGACGGCACGTTGTTGCGTTAGCATGGGACATCGTGCAGAGGAGGTGGAAGCCATGATCAAGGCCGTGCTCTTTGACCTGGATGACACGTTGCTCGACATCAACCTTGCTGCCTTTGTCGCCCGCTATGCGTTGGGCCAGGCGCGCATCCTCGCGCGCGCGACACGCACGCCCCTTCCCATAGCCAGCTGGGCCCTTGCACGGGCCTACCTTTCCATCGACAGCCAAACGCGCAGGGACGGCCTCATGAACGCCCAGCTCTTCGAGCGTGTGCTGTCCGAGCGCCTCGATACGGACGTGTCTGTGCCCGAGCTGCAGGATGCCCTTGCCTTCTACGACAGGCGGTGCGTGCCCCGCATGCGGGAGGGTCTCGTGTCGGCGCGCCCGCGCAAGGGTGGACAGGCCGTTCTCGATGCCGCCCAATCATTGGGCCTCACCGTGGCACTGGCAACGAACCCCTGCTTCACGCCGATGGTGGACAAGGTGCGCATCTCGTGGGCCGACCTCGACCCCACGCAGTTCGCTCGCATCTCACACCTGGGGAACTCCTCCCGCACCAAGCCCTCCGCCCAGTACTACCAGGAGTTTGTCACCCACCTGGGACTCACGCCCCAGGAGTGCCTCATGGTGGGAAACGACGCCTCGCGTGACTTCCCGCGACCAGCCTGCGGCCTTGCGACGGCCTACGTGGGCCACGGCTTCACGCGCAAGGGAGTGTACGCCGGCCACCTGCGCGAGCTGGCGCAACGTCTGCCCGAAGTCGTGGATCGACTCGATGCCGAGGCGACCCCTACGGACCCTTCCATATAAGGAGCCGGACGGTCGTCGCACCTACCTAGACGACGACGCGATAGCCCGCCTCGCTCACGACGCTGCGATAGGCATCGAGGTCGATGGGGGTCTTGGAGCGCACGTGCGCCGTGCGGCTGGACAGGTCGACCGTGGCCCACGTACCCGCGACGGAATCAAGGGCCCGCGCGACACGTGTGGCGCAGCTCTCGCAGCTCATACCCGAGATCCGTAGGTCCGTCACGTACGGGTAATGGCTCTCGTCCCGGTCCCTGACCCGTGTGGCCCTGAAGGCCCTGCCACCCCTCCTGTCACCCGAACAGCAGTCGCGCGTACCGGTGGCCGTGCCCACGATGCGGCGAATGCCCAGGATGACGATGGCTATGACGGCGGCGATGATGATGGCGTTGGCAAGCATGGTCTCTCCCTTGGCATAAGTTTGTCAAGGATTACTATACCCCTTCGGAAGGGAGTCCCCAACCCCTGTGACAGCCTATTCCGTGAAGCCGGCGTCCACGAGCAGTGGGCCGGCAAGGCCGTCTGCGGCACGCGTGGCCAGCTCGTCGCAGCGCTCGTTGAGCTCGGTGCCCACGTGCCCCTTGACCCATACCCACTCGACCCTGTGCGGCTTGATGGCGCGGAGCATGCGCTTCCAGAGGTCGGGGTTCTTGACGGGCTGCTTGTTCGCGCCCTTCCAGCCCTTCTTGGCCCAGCCCCAGATCCATCCCCTACCCATGGCATTGACCAGGTATTGCGAATCGGAGTGCAGCTCCACCGAGCAGGGTTTGAGCAGCGACTCCAAGGCCACGATGGCTGCCAGGATCTCCATGCGGTTATTGGTGGTGCGCGTGTAGCCGGCACTCAGCTCCTTGCGATGGAGGGCGCCCGTCGCATCGGTAAAGAGCAGCACGGCCCCATAGCCCCCAGGGCCGGGATTGCCGCGCGACGAACCGTCCGTCCACACCACCACATGAGGCAGGTCGGACACGTCTGCCACGGCGTCGGGATGCGCTGCGGCGAAGTCGTCGAAGCTGGCCACTACTTTGCCTCCGCCCAGGTGGCCCCATATGAGACCTCGGAGATGAGCGGCACGCGCAGCTGCACGATGCCCTCCATGGTCTCCTTGACCAGCTGGGAGAGGGCCTCGATCTCGCCTTCGGGCACCTCGAAGTCCAGCTCGTCGTGAATCTGCAGCACGAGCTTGGACGCGAGACCCTCCTCGCGCAGACGCTCGGCCACCTGGTTCATGGCGATCTTGATGATGTCGGCGGCGCTCCCCTGCATGGGGTGGTTCATGGCCGTGCGTTCGGCAAAGCTGCGCAGCTGGAAGTTGCGGCTGTTGATGTCCT contains:
- the rpsA gene encoding 30S ribosomal protein S1, whose translation is MSEIQNSSIFSLDDVSDEEMNSLIDGTITDFDEGDLVTGTVVKIEHDEVLLDIGYKSEGVIPVRELSIRKDVDPSEIVSLGDTIEALVLQKEDKEGRLILSKKRAEYERAWNRVEEKFNAGENVEGEVIEVVKGGLILDIGLRGFLPASLVDLRRVKDLTAYLGTRIEARVIEMDRNRNNVVLSRRVVLEEARKAERSEILSKLQPGMRLKGTVSSIVDFGAFVDLGGIDGLIHISELSWNHVNHPSEVVKVGQEVEVQVLDVDLNRERISLGLKQTTEDPWRTLVKKYPVGAIVEGTVTKLVTFGAFVDLGDGVEGLVHISEMANKHVDQPSQVCSVGDKVQVKVMEIDLDRRRISLSMKSAAETLGVEVEVRPLEGEEPEAAAATEE
- a CDS encoding HAD family hydrolase; translation: MIKAVLFDLDDTLLDINLAAFVARYALGQARILARATRTPLPIASWALARAYLSIDSQTRRDGLMNAQLFERVLSERLDTDVSVPELQDALAFYDRRCVPRMREGLVSARPRKGGQAVLDAAQSLGLTVALATNPCFTPMVDKVRISWADLDPTQFARISHLGNSSRTKPSAQYYQEFVTHLGLTPQECLMVGNDASRDFPRPACGLATAYVGHGFTRKGVYAGHLRELAQRLPEVVDRLDAEATPTDPSI
- the coaE gene encoding dephospho-CoA kinase (Dephospho-CoA kinase (CoaE) performs the final step in coenzyme A biosynthesis.) encodes the protein MYVVFLAGGVASGKSTVARELERLGAARIDLDALSREVLTPQSACLKEVVRVFGGDLLLPDGTLDRTLLAARAFASGEAVHRLEVIELPYIKRLLDGRLQELRAAGARVCVVEVPLLDRMEDQLDRADEVLCVVSPPGVRLAHALDRGMTEEDFLARRAHQPSDAYLRGHATSIIENAGSLDSLLRQVQLWWDTHVGR
- the rnhA gene encoding ribonuclease HI: MASFDDFAAAHPDAVADVSDLPHVVVWTDGSSRGNPGPGGYGAVLLFTDATGALHRKELSAGYTRTTNNRMEILAAIVALESLLKPCSVELHSDSQYLVNAMGRGWIWGWAKKGWKGANKQPVKNPDLWKRMLRAIKPHRVEWVWVKGHVGTELNERCDELATRAADGLAGPLLVDAGFTE
- a CDS encoding heavy-metal-associated domain-containing protein; this encodes MLANAIIIAAVIAIVILGIRRIVGTATGTRDCCSGDRRGGRAFRATRVRDRDESHYPYVTDLRISGMSCESCATRVARALDSVAGTWATVDLSSRTAHVRSKTPIDLDAYRSVVSEAGYRVVV